The region CCCGCCCAACCTCATTACGGTGAAGCACAACGGACCCGACGGTAGGCCCCGGCTAGTCGACGCCGTAGCGCAGGCCACCAAAGACGGCTATGTGTTCGTTTTTGACCGGGATACGGGCAAGCCACTTTTCCCAATAAAAGAAGTATCGGTGATGACATCGCCCGCTTTACCCGGCGAAAAGCCCTGGCCAACCCAGCCCGTTCCGACCAAACCGGCTCCGTTTGTCCGGCAGGAACTGACCGAAAACGAAATCACGACCCGGACGCCCGAAGCCCACGCCTACGTACTGGACCGCTACCGCAACAGCCGACACGGCAGCAAATACATGCCGCCCAGCATCGAAGGCACGCTCTATTACGGCTTTGGGGGCGGGGCCGAATGGGGAGGCAATGCCGCCGATCCAGACGGAATTCTCTACCAGAACGCCAACACCATGCTTTGGTGGCTCAAAATGCGCGACGTTCGGGCGCAGGCCGATGGTGTAGCCCTGACGCGGGGCGCTAGCCTGTTCAATATCAACTGTGCCGTTTGCCATGCTGCGGGGGAGAAATCGGGGGGAGCGAGCCAGACGGCCCAAGCCTACCCGAACCTGACAGACGTTGGTAAACGATTGACGAAAGAACAGATCGCATCCATTCTGACCACGGGTCGGGGACGGATGCCGTCGTTCGGGCACCTGTCTGCCGACGACCGGGAGGCCATTATCCGGTTCCTGCTGAAACAGGACACCAAACCGGTAGCAACGGCCTCTGCGGCCAACGACCTGCACAGTTCTGTAGTGAACACGCCGACGGTTGAGGGGGCCGATTTTCCGTACATGCCCCCTTATCTCAACAACGGCAACACGCAGTTTCGCGATCAGGATAATTACCCGGCTATTAAACCGCCCTGGGGCACGCTCAACGCTATTAACCTGAACACCGGCGAATACCTCTGGCAGGTTCCCCTGGGCGAATACCCGGAACTATCGAAAAAAGGGATACCCCCCACCGGCACCGAAAACCACGGCGGACCTATCGTAACGGCGGGCGGTCTGGTCTTTATTGCGGCCACATATGACGAAAAGCTTCGGGCATTTGACAAGAAAACCGGTAAAATCGTGTGGGAGTACAAGCTGCCCGCCGGTGGTTTTGCCACGCCTATCACGTACATGGTTAACGGAAAGCAATATATTGTCATTGCTGCGGGCGGAACCCGTTACGGACTCAAGCCCGGTGGCTCATATGTAGCGTTTGCATTGCCGTAAGTCGTACAAAAAAGAAGAAGTAATGAAAAACTATCTGTTAGGGTGTGATTGGGGGACGTCCTCTTTTCGACTACGGCTCATAGACAGCTCAGGCCATCAACTTATCGGGGAAATCACGTCGCAGGAAGGTATTGCCAGCACCTTCACGGCCTGGAAAGCCATTGGCGATGGGGCAACGCTGCCCAGAGAACAGTTTTTTCGTCGGCAACTGAAACGGCAGATCAAGCAGTTATCGACCAAAGTAGGCCTCGATCTGAGCGGCATCCCCATCGTCATTTCGGGTATGGCATCGTCCTCCATCGGTATGGCCGAAGTGCCGTATGCAACCCTCCCCTTTCCGGTCGATGGTAGTCTGTCCAGTACCAAACGACTACCCAAACAGGGTGATTTTCCGCATGAGATTACCTTGATTTCAGGGGTTCGGACGGAGCACGATGTAATGCGCGGGGAAGAAACGCAGCTTATTGGGTTGCTGGCCCTGTTGGATACCCAGCCCATGACCACCGATGCATCGATACTCATCTTTCCGGGTACGCATTCGAAGCACGTCTATATCCAGAATCAGCAGATCATTGATTTTCAAACGTTCATGACCGGCGAGGTCTTCAACCTGATGGCGCACTACAGTATTCTGAAAGACTCCATTGCGCCTAAAGAACTGGATATGTTTTCTGAAAGAGAACGCAACGCCTTCAAATCCGGTGTTACGGAGTCCGATTCGCCGTCTATTCTCAACAGCTTGTTTCGGGTCAGGACAAACCAGTTATTCAGCCAGTTGCCCAAACCCGAAAATGCCCTCTACCTGAGCGGTCTACTCATCGGCGAGGAGCTAAAAACGCTTATCAATCAGCCACAATGGCAGTTGATCCTGTGTAGCGGGACGAATCTTTATGAACTGTATAAGCTGGCCATGCACGAACTTCAACTGAGCGACCGGACAACCACTATTTCAGCTGATCTGATCGACAAAGCCACCATTGCCGGGCAGGTAAAAATCGCCCAAAACCAGTTGGTTAATGGTTATTGAATTATTGGTTAATGGGTTATTAAACCTCCTACCAATAACCATCAACTCATTAACTAATAACTCAATAACCATTAACTATTAACGCATTAACCAATAACCATTAACCAACCTACATGAGTCAACAACCCTTCTCCTGGGAGTTATTTTCCAAAGCACCGGTCGTCGGTATTATCCGGGGGCTAAAACCCGACGATATTCATCATATCATGCCTGTTTATCGGGAAGCCGGATTGACGACGATTGAGATCACGATGAATACCGACTATGCCGAAGCCATCATCCAAAACGCGGTAAAATACCATAGCGAGGGGCTGAACATCGGAGCCGGAACAGTCTGCACATTGGAAGACCTGGAAAAGGCACTGGCTGCTGGTGCTCAGTTCATTGTAACGCCTGTGCTCGAAAAAAAAGTCATAAAAGCCTGCGTCAAGCACGGTGTACCCATTTTCCCGGGAGCCTTCACGCCATCGGAAATCTACAAAGCCTGGTCGCTGGGGGCATCGATGGTTAAAATTTACCCGGCTACATCACTCGGCCCCGATTACGTCAAAGACCTCAAAGCCCCCCTCAACCAGTTGAAACTCATGCCCACCGGCGGTATCAGTCTGGACAACATGGCCGCGTATTTCAAAGCTGGAGCCGACGGGCTCGGCATCGGCAGCCATTTGTTTGATAAGGCACTTATCAGGCAGAAAGACTGGGAGGGATTGAAGACGCATTTGCAGGACTTTGTACAACGCATGCATCTGGCACGCGGGTAGAAGCTGGCGCGGGCATACGCCCGTGCCTTTCCATAAAGCAAGCATTTGCTTGCGTCAGTGAATACTGACTTTATCAAAAGGCGCGGGCATATGCCCGCGCCAGCTTCTATACCGCGCCAACCTAACACTTTAACCCCTACCCCTGTGACTACTTCCAAAACCCATAATTACCGGTGGATTATCGTCGTCCTGTTATTCACCGCAACCACAATCAACTACCTCGACCGGCAGATCATCGGTCTGCTGAAACCCATTCTGGAAGTTGAATTTTCCTGGACCGAAACACAGTTTGCCAACATCGTGATCGCCTTCACGGCAGCCTATGCCGTTGGTCTTTTAGTGTTCGGCTGGTTTATCGATAAGGTTGGCACAAAAATAGGATACGCCGTCACAATCGTCTGGTGGAGCGTGGCCGGTATGCTGCACGCGCTGGCCCGCAGTGCGTTTGGTTTTGGTTTGGCCCGCGTAGGGTTAGGGCTGGGCGAAGCAGGGAATTATCCAGCCGCCGTGAAGACCGTTGCCGAGTGGTTTCCCCAGAAAGAGCGTGCCCTGGCAACGGGTCTATTTAACGCCGGTACAAGCATTGGCGTGGTGGCGGCCCTGCTCATTGTACCCTGGATTTTGAGCCATTACGGCTGGCAGGAAGTGTTCTGGATTACGGGTGCTATGGGCTTTGTCTGGCTCATTTTCTGGCTCATTTTCTATGAAGTTCCAGCGCGGCAGCAACGGCTGTCGGCTGAGGAGTATGATTACATTACCAGTGGTCAGGAAGCAGAAACCGAAAAGAAGCTGCCTATCAAGTGGTTCAGGTTGTTTACCCTTCCGCAGACCTGGGCGCTCATCACCGGCAAAGGACTTATCGACCCCATTTACTGGTTTTTCCTGTTCTGGCTCCCTTCCTATTTCTCGTCGACATTTAAGCTGGACCTTAAGAAACCCAGTCTGGAGCTGAT is a window of Spirosoma linguale DSM 74 DNA encoding:
- a CDS encoding Quinoprotein glucose dehydrogenase (KEGG: mpt:Mpe_A1594 glucose dehydrogenase~PFAM: PQQ-dependent enzyme-like; Pyrrolo-quinoline quinone; cytochrome c class I~SMART: Pyrrolo-quinoline quinone beta-propeller repeat); the protein is MNTYLKPLLGLLILGSFVSLKDDPKSINQSPPNDDWPTYGGNNAGNRYSKLTQINTGNVKNLKLAWSYDTGDNKDVSQRGMDIQCQPIVVNGVLYGTSPRLKLFAVDAATGKQRWQFDPFADPDTKPRFHPMRGVMYWEDGNDKRVLYTVGSFLYAINADTGKPVESFGKQGKVDLHEGLGDKETIGHDVENLSIRVTTPGVIYKDLLITGSAVNEGGDAPPGYIRAFNVRTGKLVWVFHTIPLPGEYGYETWGKDSYKKLGGANCWAGMVLDEKRGVVYAGTGSPSVDFYGGARPGQNLFANCVIALNATTGKRIWHFQTVHHDLWDRDLPCPPNLITVKHNGPDGRPRLVDAVAQATKDGYVFVFDRDTGKPLFPIKEVSVMTSPALPGEKPWPTQPVPTKPAPFVRQELTENEITTRTPEAHAYVLDRYRNSRHGSKYMPPSIEGTLYYGFGGGAEWGGNAADPDGILYQNANTMLWWLKMRDVRAQADGVALTRGASLFNINCAVCHAAGEKSGGASQTAQAYPNLTDVGKRLTKEQIASILTTGRGRMPSFGHLSADDREAIIRFLLKQDTKPVATASAANDLHSSVVNTPTVEGADFPYMPPYLNNGNTQFRDQDNYPAIKPPWGTLNAINLNTGEYLWQVPLGEYPELSKKGIPPTGTENHGGPIVTAGGLVFIAATYDEKLRAFDKKTGKIVWEYKLPAGGFATPITYMVNGKQYIVIAAGGTRYGLKPGGSYVAFALP
- a CDS encoding 2-keto-3-deoxy-galactonokinase (PFAM: 2-keto-3-deoxy-galactonokinase~KEGG: bcs:BCAN_B0959 2-keto-3-deoxy-galactonokinase) encodes the protein MKNYLLGCDWGTSSFRLRLIDSSGHQLIGEITSQEGIASTFTAWKAIGDGATLPREQFFRRQLKRQIKQLSTKVGLDLSGIPIVISGMASSSIGMAEVPYATLPFPVDGSLSSTKRLPKQGDFPHEITLISGVRTEHDVMRGEETQLIGLLALLDTQPMTTDASILIFPGTHSKHVYIQNQQIIDFQTFMTGEVFNLMAHYSILKDSIAPKELDMFSERERNAFKSGVTESDSPSILNSLFRVRTNQLFSQLPKPENALYLSGLLIGEELKTLINQPQWQLILCSGTNLYELYKLAMHELQLSDRTTTISADLIDKATIAGQVKIAQNQLVNGY
- a CDS encoding 2-dehydro-3-deoxyphosphogluconate aldolase/4- hydroxy-2-oxoglutarate aldolase (TIGRFAM: 2-dehydro-3-deoxyphosphogluconate aldolase/4-hydroxy-2-oxoglutarate aldolase~PFAM: KDPG and KHG aldolase~KEGG: scl:sce5154 KDPG and KHG aldolase); this translates as MSQQPFSWELFSKAPVVGIIRGLKPDDIHHIMPVYREAGLTTIEITMNTDYAEAIIQNAVKYHSEGLNIGAGTVCTLEDLEKALAAGAQFIVTPVLEKKVIKACVKHGVPIFPGAFTPSEIYKAWSLGASMVKIYPATSLGPDYVKDLKAPLNQLKLMPTGGISLDNMAAYFKAGADGLGIGSHLFDKALIRQKDWEGLKTHLQDFVQRMHLARG
- a CDS encoding major facilitator superfamily MFS_1 (PFAM: major facilitator superfamily MFS_1~KEGG: cak:Caul_1766 major facilitator transporter) codes for the protein MPAPASIPRQPNTLTPTPVTTSKTHNYRWIIVVLLFTATTINYLDRQIIGLLKPILEVEFSWTETQFANIVIAFTAAYAVGLLVFGWFIDKVGTKIGYAVTIVWWSVAGMLHALARSAFGFGLARVGLGLGEAGNYPAAVKTVAEWFPQKERALATGLFNAGTSIGVVAALLIVPWILSHYGWQEVFWITGAMGFVWLIFWLIFYEVPARQQRLSAEEYDYITSGQEAETEKKLPIKWFRLFTLPQTWALITGKGLIDPIYWFFLFWLPSYFSSTFKLDLKKPSLELMLIYLATTVGSIGGGYLSSWLIKRGWPTLKARKTVLIIFAGLELSIILAQFATDVWVAVGLISLAVAVHQAWATNVFTMASDLFPKQAVSSAVGIAGMAGAVGGIFFPMLVGRLLDTYKAAGNLSGGYNVLFTICGFTYLTAWVIIHLLTRKPKPVDISQLT